A window from Citrus sinensis cultivar Valencia sweet orange chromosome 5, DVS_A1.0, whole genome shotgun sequence encodes these proteins:
- the LOC127902346 gene encoding uncharacterized protein LOC127902346, protein MLSYELCVVVHVARYACASPSCEFYLHKSCGELQREIQHPLHPAHRLIFQKADFCSSCNGCGADCVLPIFAYRCQDCAFHLHPQCVYMKPIVKYEDHQHPLTVVEIDNSGLFNKCQACVYDIDGIHLRCVQCRILFHVQCGSQKPNLPQAIVNKHHHEHPLTLTTTETSTIDESNYPLCAACSKKRKPWHPFYSCAECEDYSVHMRCVVTEKQFERDKQKHASHRHYLIFNEKEVGDDDVVIICHLCETSLQGPAYSCGTCELSIHKSCAELPVKIDHPFHRHPLTLSKTNHSSNRCRACLDECSCVAYKCHECCYNLHYRCTSLKPSINFKGHDEHALIYFQKLPSKPKCEA, encoded by the coding sequence atgttgtCATATGAACTTTGTGTTGTGGTCCATGTTGCAAGGTATGCTTGTGCTTCACCTTCGTGTGAGTTTTATCTCCATAAATCTTGCGGTGAGTTGCAGCGAGAAATACAGCACCCACTTCATCCCGCCCACCGTTTGatattccaaaaagcagattTCTGCTCTTCTTGTAATGGCTGTGGCGCCGATTGTGTTCTTCCTATATTTGCCTACCGATGTCAAGACTGTGCCTTTCACTTGCATCCCCAATGCGTCTACATGAAACCGATCGTCAAGTACGAAGATCATCAGCATCCTCTTACCGTAGTGGAAATAGACAACTCGGGGTTATTTAACAAGTGCCAAGCATGCGTTTATGACATCGATGGTATCCATCTTCGCTGTGTGCAATGTAGGATCCTTTTCCATGTCCAGTGCGGCAGTCAGAAGCCAAATCTACCACAAGCAATTGTGAATAAACATCATCATGAACATCCTCTCACCCTTACTACTACCGAAACGTCAACCATAGATGAATCTAATTATCCTCTTTGTGCGGCTTGcagcaaaaaaagaaaaccatgGCATCCATTTTACAGTTGTGCAGAGTGCGAAGACTACTCTGTTCACATGCGTTGTGTGGTCACGGAGAAGCAATTTGAAAGAGATAAACAGAAACATGCCAGCCACAGACACTATTTGATTTTCAATGAAAAGGAGGTGGGTGATGATGATGTCGTTATCATTTGCCATTTATGTGAGACAAGTCTCCAAGGCCCAGCATACAGTTGTGGCACCTGCGAACTTTCTATTCATAAATCCTGTGCCGAGCTTCCGGTAAAAATCGACCATCCTTTCCACCGTCATCCGCTCACGCTATCAAAAACTAATCATTCCTCTAACCGTTGCCGTGCTTGTCTTGATGAATGCTCTTGTGTGGCTTATAAATGCCATGAATGCTGCTACAATCTGCATTATCGCTGCACTTCACTAAAGCCTTCAATAAACTTCAAAGGTCATGATGAACATGCTCTTATTTACTTCCAGAAGTTGCCCTCTAAACCCAAGTGTGAGGCATAG
- the LOC112497658 gene encoding uncharacterized protein LOC112497658, translated as MNNIFDYNYDDQMCDICEMKRYADECVYYCVECYFVAELKCVLHEVMQSLQEKEPHDVKLRTIKERNLEDLTFHDVFSSFIKKDSNQLDDITENMESEIAGITKTLSETGDQGSKVTISESYPYSDEALALFILRLQNGIPRKIETVEFWDMDDVLVNVEVWGRYRVIAKFAPMLKDLLTKYSDIDGDCSLNENCSMYFFAMLCGVMQDLCRTKIMNAKDFVIVKWWFALKHLQYAWFRIDFFFDQLKRIVLANYGTDTKIYRNDRLYELETKKDKLSEKIDQLKKEIEQLTANIEELNLESREIKSLAQGSEILNLSLDDNRLSDIVRFRMSNAATGLL; from the exons atgaataatatttttgattaTAACTACGATGATCAAATGTGCGACATTTGCGAGATGAAAAGATACGCTGATGAATGTGTTTACTACTGTGTAGAATGTTACTTTGTTGCAGAGTTAAAGTGTGTGCTTCATGAG GTAATGCAATCTCTGCAAGAGAAAGAGCCCCATGATGTCAAgttgagaaccatcaaggaaAGGAATCTTGAAGACTTGACCTTCCATGATGTATTTAGCTCCTTCATAAAAAAGGATAGCAATCAACTAGACGATATTACAGAAAATATGGAAAGTGAAATTGCGGGAATTACGAAGACATTATCAGAGACTGGTGATCAAGGTTCTAAAGTTACCATTTCGGAGAGCTATCCTTACTCGGATGAGGCCTTAGCACTGTTTATTTTGAGGCTCCAAAATGGAATACCTAGGAAAATAGAAACCGTCGAATTTTGGGATATGGACGATGTGCTGGTTAATGTCGAGGTCTGGGGACGTTATAGGGTCATTGCGAAATTCGCACCAATGTTAAAAGATTTGCTGACCAAATACAGTGATATTGATGGCGATTGCAGTCTGAATGAAAATTGTTCCATGTATTTCTTCGCAATGTTGTGTGGGGTTATGCAGGACTTGTGCAGAACTAAGATTATGAACGCTAAAGACTTTGTAATTGTCAAATGGTGGTTCGCGCTGAAACATTTGCAGTATGCATGGTTTAgaatcgattttttttttgatcaGTTGAAAAGAATCGTGCTTGCTAATTACGGAACTGATACAAAAATTTACAGGAACGACAGGCTTTACGAGCTCGAAACGAAGAAGGATAAGCTTTCTGAAAAGATTGATCAATTGAAGAAAGAGATAGAGCAGCTAACTGCAAATATAGAGGAACTCAACTTGGAATCAAgagaaataaaatctttagCTCAAGGTTCTGAAATATTGAACTTGAGCTTAGATGATAACAGATTGAGTGACATAGTGCGATTCAGGATGAGCAATGCCGCCACCGGCTTGCTATAA
- the LOC127902347 gene encoding uncharacterized protein LOC127902347: protein MSKGKEKVVEVGDDELGFLPSLPADFAFDPGIPLEPIRSSVGTSARRMSPQTTPSSDSSDEEGSSGSENTLSEGQGDDSGEASPSGASRPEERSTVGGRALSRDYAIDYMSCTTTFDELNDLRLRYSIPGEIPLKIPGKKDTPSRPPRGYVTLYLESFKYGLRCPLQPYFARILNGLNLAPGQLNPNGWRVLSVSWGVHFPLRPGQLKRVEAVLANSCSSRELLSTYNFLESRLILPGHKMEDAVIGALTRKRSRPPTTDRDQDKDAPAAKRKNIAQQVPPLQALPPASAKVGESSRAATDPASSSPPVVPRSRLPDSRPEHLVPYLNELSKLVSKKDLEGFDGCTLGELVGAMQYSAFHLSCMATYYKAKVGRYDRKMKEDIQSATTRADVAEKKAGELNVENLKLIEQESLAQAKAITLEEELTKVKEDLQEQRAMYEAQLESLRDSHRAHIENLEREMDDLAAGVAQHMDEEAAKEDAEGVEPIVIEEGDSPPRAVPADVGEASAPLDATGDTPPAPEEVQPTDAAGLTDPRPS from the exons ATGTCGAAGGGTAAGGAGAAGGTCGTTGAGGTTGGTGACGACGAACTAGGTTTTTTGCCTAGTCTGCCCGctgattttgcttttgatcCCGGGATCCCCTTAGAGCCCATTAGGTCTAGTGTTGGTACTAGCGCTAGGAGGATGTCTCCCCAAACAACCCCCTCGAGCGACAGTAGCGATGAAGAAGGATCTTCTGGATCGGAGAACACCTTGAGTGAGGGTCAAGGGGATGATTCTGGTGAGGCGTCCCCATCAGGAGCATCACGACCAGAAGAACGGAGTACAGTAGGAGGTAGAGCCTTGTCGCGTGATTATGCCATTGATTACATGTCGTGTACGACCACGTTTGACGAGCTCAATGACCTCCGACTTAGGTATAGTATTCCTGGTGAGATACCTCTTAAGATCCCAGGAAAGAAGGATACACCTAGCCGGCCTCCCAGGGGATACGTTACCCTGTATCTGGAGAGCTTTAAGTATGGGCTGAGGTGTCCCTTGCAGCCTTACTTTGCCCGGATACTTAACGGGCTAAATCTGGCTCCTGGTCAGCTGAACCCCAACGGGTGGAGAGTgctctctg TTTCCTGGGGTGTTCACTTCCCGCTCCGACCTGGTCAGCTTAAACGGGTCGAGGCTGTATTGGCCAATTCCTGCTCGAGCCGAGAACTGCTATCTACATACAACTTCCTCGAGTCTCGGTTGATACTTCCTGGCCATAAGATGGAGGACGCAGTGATTGGAGCTCTGACCAGGAAACGCTCTCGGCCTCCAACAACCGATAGGGACCAGGACAAAGATGCTCCCGCTGCGAAGCGAAAGAACATCGCGCAGCAGGTTCCTCCCTTGCAGGCTCTCCCTCCTGCCTCTGCTAAAGTCGGGGAATCCAGTAGAGCAGCCACTGATCCTGCTTCCTCTTCTCCACCTGTTGTGCCTCGGTCTCGCTTACCCGACAGCCGACCAGAACACTTGGTTCCCTATCTCAATGAGTTGTCTAAACTCGTGAGCAAGAAGGACCTGGAGGGCTTTGACGGTTGTACCCTGGGCGAGCTGGTGGGAGCCATGCAGTATAGTGCTTTCCATCTCAGCTGCATGGCCACCTACTATAAGGCCAAGGTTGGCCGTTACGacaggaagatgaaggaggacaTTCAATCGGCGACGACCAGAGCTGACGTTGCCGAGAAAAAAGCGGGGGAGCTAAACGTTGAGAACCTCAAGCTGATAGAGCAAGAGTCccttgctcaagcaaaagccattacCCTCGAGGAGGAGCTGACCAAGGTTAAGGAGGATCTCCAAGAGCAGAGGGCTATGTATgaggctcagctcgaatctctCCGCGATTCCCACCGAGCTCATATAgagaacttggagagggag atggatgaccttgcagctggtgtTGCTCAACATATGGACGAGGAGGCGGCCAAGGAAGATGCCGAAGGGGTAGAGCCGATCGTGATTGAGGAGGGAGactctcctcctcgtgcaGTCCCTGCTGATGTTGGCGAGGCGAGCGCCCCTCTGGATGCGACTGGTGATACTCCTCCTGCACCTGAGGAGGTCCAGCCAACCGACGCTGCTGGGCTTACTGATCCACGACCTTCCTGA